A window from Kovacikia minuta CCNUW1 encodes these proteins:
- a CDS encoding group II intron maturase-specific domain-containing protein, with translation MDSESEGNHHTAHNAYGTLLVFKTLIQPSQTSIQRHQQKLKQILQRHQAATQSQLIDALNPVIIGWSNYFSTGVSSHAYQGLDNWLYLRLKNWPTHRHPRKSQHWIAHRYWLIDRGEGWTFAASTPEGIQRLEHRYSISRNRVSGEDIQQNLSISEKKPGFCTSVLARHSHTVIQRHVKVQGQRSVFDADWIYWSSCMGRQPQVNQHC, from the coding sequence ATGGATAGCGAAAGCGAAGGCAACCATCACACGGCACACAATGCCTACGGCACCCTACTGGTCTTCAAAACCCTGATTCAACCGAGTCAAACCAGTATCCAACGTCATCAACAGAAGCTAAAGCAGATCCTCCAACGTCACCAGGCAGCCACTCAATCCCAATTGATTGATGCCCTCAACCCGGTGATCATCGGGTGGTCGAACTACTTCTCGACCGGAGTCAGTTCTCACGCCTACCAAGGGCTGGATAACTGGTTATATCTTCGGTTGAAAAACTGGCCGACTCATCGCCATCCTCGTAAAAGTCAACACTGGATTGCCCATCGGTATTGGCTGATTGACCGAGGTGAAGGATGGACGTTTGCCGCATCTACACCGGAGGGTATCCAACGCCTAGAGCATCGGTACAGTATTTCGAGAAACCGGGTTTCTGGTGAGGATATTCAACAAAACTTGAGCATCTCAGAGAAGAAACCCGGTTTCTGTACCAGCGTTCTAGCAAGACATAGTCACACCGTGATTCAGCGGCATGTCAAGGTTCAAGGTCAGCGCTCGGTGTTTGATGCCGACTGGATTTACTGGAGTTCCTGTATGGGACGACAGCCTCAAGTCAATCAGCACTGTTGA
- a CDS encoding HsdM family class I SAM-dependent methyltransferase has protein sequence MAKMAEKIEVSLQELVLEPYLKKLKAQQFDRVEPLEVSDSDQAAAIVWGSYQGIATPRIFVWAIAPGQWEKANADEVQSTSWGVMPADTPEDQYPQFGIVLDGEHTAFFDISYPAHEIDRLPTIQEINEYKRIKADPTYKWSLKMYDRLMRGFDAFHEQVYQNVKDRVSSKNDIILEVAKILYLESFRLNHDPSELEFQYKDQTLQLDQVFTVAYVREHQENAVKQIQAAFDHFKSHPDYVVTTDAGDAHAIFDEQTHLLLARPQNYETLLDLIQNLGPVTHNSHRDESPKIVEAKGTLSHIAGDVLGRVFDVFLRGKFESKGGLGVYLTPAPVKQAMLSIAFHDITTETPELLNARDEKGLPLFRFCDPACGSYGFGVVAMGHLERALMEILGKETAPDARRDPLFREMCEHSFVGADSAPTMITLARVNMAMLGAPKAKIFYTDDSLISPQLKPCSFDLICTNPPFGTPKFSANQAKAKKAYEDAKERILEEFRSDLRTREGKRDAYDYEPTVLGRAMGAKPDSKGVWKPVKPTSIDPAVLFIDRCLQLLKPGGRLLIVVPDGVLCNSGDRYVREYIMGKKDETTGQFHGGKAIVKAVISLPADTFKLSGTGAKTSILYLQKRKAREDDPERFQDELQGSVFMAVADTLGYVVKNNVEDYSTGVSNDLAAIVGAYVRGE, from the coding sequence ATGGCAAAAATGGCTGAAAAAATAGAGGTCTCGCTTCAGGAGTTGGTGCTAGAGCCTTACTTGAAGAAGCTCAAGGCTCAGCAGTTCGATCGCGTTGAACCGTTAGAGGTGAGTGATTCAGACCAAGCAGCAGCAATCGTTTGGGGAAGCTATCAGGGTATTGCAACGCCTCGAATTTTTGTCTGGGCGATCGCACCGGGTCAGTGGGAAAAGGCGAATGCTGACGAGGTACAGTCCACATCCTGGGGAGTGATGCCTGCGGATACCCCAGAGGATCAATACCCGCAGTTTGGGATTGTCTTAGATGGCGAGCACACGGCCTTCTTTGATATTTCCTATCCGGCTCACGAGATCGATCGCCTACCGACGATTCAGGAAATCAACGAGTATAAGCGGATCAAGGCAGACCCGACCTACAAATGGTCGCTCAAAATGTATGACCGCTTAATGCGAGGGTTTGATGCCTTCCATGAGCAGGTCTACCAGAACGTGAAGGATCGCGTTTCTAGTAAAAATGACATCATTTTGGAGGTGGCAAAGATCCTGTACCTGGAGTCGTTTCGGTTAAACCACGACCCTTCGGAGTTGGAGTTTCAATATAAAGACCAGACTCTACAACTCGACCAGGTGTTTACAGTAGCCTATGTGCGAGAGCATCAGGAGAATGCGGTCAAGCAGATTCAGGCAGCTTTTGACCATTTCAAATCTCACCCCGATTATGTGGTGACGACAGATGCTGGGGATGCCCACGCGATTTTTGATGAGCAAACTCACCTGCTGCTAGCGCGACCCCAAAACTATGAAACATTGCTTGACCTGATTCAGAATCTGGGACCTGTAACCCATAATTCTCATCGTGACGAAAGCCCCAAAATTGTTGAAGCCAAGGGAACTCTTTCCCATATTGCGGGGGATGTTTTGGGGCGGGTGTTCGATGTGTTTCTCCGGGGCAAATTTGAGTCGAAAGGTGGATTGGGGGTGTACCTGACTCCCGCTCCCGTGAAGCAGGCGATGCTCTCCATTGCTTTTCACGACATCACGACTGAAACCCCAGAACTTCTGAATGCGCGGGATGAAAAGGGACTACCACTGTTTCGGTTTTGTGACCCAGCTTGCGGCAGCTACGGCTTTGGTGTGGTGGCGATGGGGCACCTGGAGCGAGCCTTGATGGAAATTTTGGGGAAGGAGACGGCTCCAGATGCTCGACGCGATCCCTTGTTTCGGGAAATGTGTGAGCACAGTTTTGTGGGGGCAGACTCGGCTCCGACGATGATCACGTTGGCACGGGTGAATATGGCAATGCTAGGTGCGCCCAAAGCCAAAATTTTCTACACGGATGACTCGCTCATCAGTCCTCAACTGAAGCCCTGTTCCTTTGACCTGATCTGTACCAATCCGCCTTTTGGAACGCCCAAGTTTAGTGCGAATCAGGCAAAGGCGAAGAAAGCCTATGAAGATGCAAAGGAGCGAATTCTCGAAGAATTTCGTTCAGACTTACGGACGCGGGAAGGTAAGCGGGATGCCTACGACTATGAACCCACCGTATTAGGACGAGCGATGGGAGCGAAGCCAGACAGTAAGGGAGTTTGGAAACCTGTAAAACCAACCAGCATCGACCCAGCGGTTTTGTTTATTGACCGTTGCCTGCAACTGCTGAAACCGGGTGGACGGTTGCTGATTGTGGTGCCAGATGGGGTGCTCTGCAATTCGGGAGACCGTTATGTGCGGGAATACATCATGGGCAAGAAGGATGAAACGACGGGGCAGTTTCACGGGGGGAAGGCGATCGTCAAAGCGGTGATTAGTTTGCCAGCCGACACCTTCAAGTTATCGGGAACGGGAGCGAAGACCAGCATCTTGTATTTGCAAAAGCGGAAAGCTCGTGAGGATGATCCAGAGAGATTTCAGGATGAACTACAGGGTTCAGTGTTTATGGCAGTTGCCGATACGTTGGGTTATGTGGTGAAGAACAATGTCGAGGATTACAGCACCGGGGTGTCGAATGATTTAGCGGCGATCGTGGGAGCCTATGTGCGAGGTGAATAG
- a CDS encoding ISH3 family transposase, translating to MTTYPSSSLSSTPALSDEATLEAALECLLEHLPLVPEDSSCSAESLFEILLRAASRHDSIEHTAQRLQGVPSGNGIRYHLDQLDDMVALEGQLNGALQSRIPAKIRKRRHRIAIDLHLIPYYGNRTEAAAPYIYRSQAKAGTTTFFAYATVYVICRNKRVTLGIHAVHRQETLVATVTYLLAMLSALKIRVKRLYLDRGFYSVPVIRWLKALNIPFLMPAVIRGKTGGTRSLLVGRKSYATRYTLSSANYGSVTCQMRVVCTYYKGFKGKHGIQYALYVAHRVTIDLHQLHQHYRERFGIETSYRIKNQCRIRTTSKNPVVRLLFVALAFILVNLWVYLLWFFVSQTQRGGRVIHRELFGLKTMLEFLSQAVERHFPPITAIYLPTPK from the coding sequence ATGACGACCTACCCATCTTCCTCATTATCTTCCACCCCTGCCTTGAGTGATGAAGCAACCCTGGAAGCAGCCTTGGAGTGCTTGTTAGAGCACCTGCCTTTAGTACCCGAAGATAGTAGTTGTAGTGCCGAAAGCCTATTTGAGATTTTGCTCCGGGCAGCCAGTCGTCACGATAGCATCGAGCATACCGCTCAACGCCTACAAGGAGTTCCCAGTGGCAATGGCATTCGCTATCATCTCGACCAGTTAGATGACATGGTCGCTTTGGAGGGACAACTCAATGGGGCATTGCAGAGCCGAATTCCAGCCAAGATTCGCAAAAGACGACATCGGATCGCGATTGACCTGCACTTGATTCCCTACTATGGCAACCGAACTGAGGCAGCAGCACCCTATATCTATCGCTCCCAAGCCAAAGCCGGAACCACCACATTTTTTGCCTATGCCACCGTTTATGTCATCTGCCGCAACAAGCGAGTCACCCTCGGAATTCATGCGGTGCATCGACAGGAAACCTTGGTGGCAACGGTGACCTATTTGTTGGCAATGCTCTCTGCTCTGAAGATTCGAGTCAAACGGTTGTATCTCGACCGAGGCTTTTACAGTGTGCCGGTGATTCGCTGGCTCAAAGCACTCAACATCCCGTTTTTGATGCCTGCGGTGATTCGCGGTAAAACCGGAGGCACCCGCTCATTACTCGTCGGGCGCAAAAGCTATGCGACACGCTACACCCTCAGCAGTGCCAACTATGGTTCCGTGACTTGTCAAATGCGAGTGGTGTGCACCTATTACAAAGGCTTCAAGGGCAAGCATGGGATTCAATATGCGCTTTATGTGGCGCATCGAGTCACTATTGACCTCCATCAGTTGCATCAGCATTATCGGGAGCGCTTTGGCATCGAAACGAGCTACAGAATTAAAAATCAGTGTCGCATTCGTACCACGAGTAAGAATCCAGTGGTTCGCCTGTTATTTGTGGCATTGGCGTTTATCCTGGTTAATCTCTGGGTGTACTTGTTGTGGTTCTTTGTCAGTCAGACCCAGCGAGGGGGACGAGTCATTCATCGTGAGTTGTTTGGTCTTAAAACCATGTTGGAATTTCTCTCTCAGGCTGTTGAACGACATTTTCCACCCATCACTGCTATCTATTTACCTACCCCAAAATGA
- a CDS encoding SDR family oxidoreductase — protein MNTHSTEIPGERWTLAGKKALITGATKGIGFAIAQEFLALGAEVMIVARNAAAVQQQLERWNQLGCPAHGIAADVTKAEERQLIFERIVQEMGGLDLLINNVGTNIRKQAVDYTSDEYESIFQTNLTSVFEVCRLMYPLLKTSGNGSIVNIGSVAGLVAIRTGAPYGMTKAALVQLTRALAVEWAGDRIRVNTIAPWFIRTPLTEPLLDNPETLAAVIAKTPMKRVGEPQEIAGIAAFLCTSAASYITGQCIAVDGGFSAFGF, from the coding sequence ATGAATACACATTCCACTGAAATACCTGGTGAACGTTGGACATTAGCCGGGAAAAAGGCTTTGATTACTGGTGCTACCAAGGGAATTGGATTCGCGATCGCCCAGGAATTTCTGGCGCTGGGTGCAGAGGTGATGATTGTCGCTCGCAATGCAGCAGCCGTGCAGCAGCAACTTGAACGTTGGAATCAACTCGGCTGCCCTGCTCATGGAATTGCTGCGGATGTCACAAAAGCAGAAGAACGCCAGCTAATCTTTGAGCGGATTGTTCAGGAAATGGGTGGCTTAGATTTGCTGATCAACAACGTCGGGACAAACATCCGAAAGCAAGCCGTAGACTATACCTCAGATGAATACGAGTCAATTTTTCAGACCAATCTGACTTCAGTGTTTGAAGTGTGTCGCCTCATGTATCCATTGTTGAAAACAAGTGGTAACGGTAGCATTGTCAACATCGGTTCTGTGGCTGGTTTAGTTGCAATTCGGACGGGCGCTCCCTACGGGATGACTAAAGCCGCGCTTGTGCAACTCACTCGCGCTCTGGCAGTGGAATGGGCAGGCGATCGCATTCGAGTCAACACAATAGCTCCCTGGTTCATCCGCACCCCTCTCACAGAACCTTTGTTAGATAATCCAGAGACTTTAGCGGCAGTCATCGCCAAGACTCCCATGAAACGAGTCGGAGAACCTCAAGAAATTGCAGGTATCGCTGCGTTTCTTTGTACCTCTGCCGCATCTTATATTACGGGGCAATGTATCGCTGTAGATGGGGGCTTTTCTGCCTTTGGCTTTTGA
- a CDS encoding restriction endonuclease subunit S domain-containing protein, producing the protein MTLKELGGRCFEGWRVSTNPEASDYDDRIERSPVYRQVNLEPMRFRLDAEHWQSPTVENEAWCVQPGDIVLNKLVPIRAALVTDRTYRHPVDANCLLVRGLNRMTSAWVAFCLNQQPYEAYLTQHQGQAVLPRASLRELRQLRLPPPPEAMRRLGEAFWSMNDGLLEIEELMMRCMENVEETIKQDVQKLQTEELSNQANLGAGRFLPAEAIEDSLLPNHVESAYLRQQLQRKLRWQPITKVGLLHGANRERFNQVLRDIPYLRLSDVGQDLMVEHIEPLPVTQATRIYKQPLAEGEVLLSTFVSNSRVVFVDGGLDEIVYATDHWERLRFLDTPAGWALVLNTQPIRSQLEGLAMGTVQQFIYADRIQKLLVPPVPLEQRRDWEQVVLTHHRRKRELNQKWQAVWQETQQIFKSLHELPAGHKYLEFSDRKRRAIMTPDIYKDVTAQLARSPQSLPQLHSLIQELGSNWSRAQLQLFLTCMDGIEISADHQVSLGAKLPQEALLDAVVEVVKSRGGKPIPAAQVLRLLPGQFVTTEAQIKALVKGSSQLELFGPGLLKLK; encoded by the coding sequence ATGACATTGAAGGAACTGGGGGGTCGCTGCTTCGAGGGTTGGCGTGTGAGTACCAATCCAGAAGCATCAGACTATGACGATCGCATTGAGCGATCGCCCGTCTATCGGCAAGTAAATCTGGAGCCGATGCGGTTCCGCTTGGATGCTGAACACTGGCAATCCCCCACTGTGGAGAATGAAGCATGGTGTGTGCAACCAGGGGATATCGTGCTTAACAAGCTAGTCCCCATTCGGGCTGCGCTTGTCACCGATCGCACCTACCGTCATCCTGTTGATGCCAACTGCCTGTTAGTGCGAGGGCTCAATCGCATGACCAGTGCTTGGGTTGCGTTTTGTTTGAACCAGCAGCCGTATGAAGCTTACTTGACCCAACACCAGGGGCAAGCCGTCTTACCACGGGCAAGCCTCCGGGAACTGCGGCAGTTGAGATTGCCGCCCCCACCAGAGGCAATGCGGCGACTAGGCGAAGCATTTTGGTCTATGAATGATGGACTGCTGGAAATCGAAGAGCTGATGATGCGCTGCATGGAAAATGTAGAGGAAACCATAAAGCAGGATGTTCAAAAACTTCAAACCGAAGAACTGTCTAATCAGGCAAACCTGGGAGCAGGGCGATTTCTGCCTGCGGAGGCAATAGAAGATTCTTTACTTCCCAACCATGTGGAAAGCGCTTATTTGCGGCAGCAGCTCCAGCGAAAGCTCCGCTGGCAACCGATTACCAAAGTCGGTCTGCTCCATGGGGCTAATCGAGAGCGGTTCAATCAAGTGCTACGTGATATCCCTTACCTTCGGCTCAGTGATGTAGGGCAGGATTTAATGGTGGAGCACATTGAGCCTTTGCCTGTGACCCAGGCAACTCGCATCTATAAGCAGCCGTTGGCTGAGGGAGAAGTTTTGCTGTCTACCTTTGTGTCCAATTCCAGGGTGGTGTTTGTTGATGGAGGCTTAGATGAGATTGTCTATGCCACAGACCATTGGGAGCGTTTACGGTTTCTCGATACTCCAGCAGGCTGGGCTTTAGTGTTGAATACACAGCCTATTCGATCGCAGCTTGAGGGGTTAGCAATGGGTACTGTGCAGCAGTTCATCTACGCCGATCGCATCCAAAAGTTGTTGGTTCCACCTGTGCCACTGGAACAGCGACGGGATTGGGAACAGGTGGTGCTAACCCATCATCGACGTAAGCGAGAGCTAAACCAGAAATGGCAAGCCGTTTGGCAGGAAACGCAGCAGATCTTTAAATCGCTGCACGAATTGCCAGCGGGTCACAAGTATCTGGAATTCAGCGATCGCAAAAGGAGAGCCATCATGACACCAGACATATATAAGGATGTCACCGCACAGCTTGCTCGATCGCCCCAATCACTGCCTCAGCTCCACAGCTTGATCCAGGAACTCGGCAGTAATTGGTCTCGCGCTCAGCTTCAGTTATTTCTCACCTGCATGGATGGGATTGAAATCAGTGCAGATCATCAGGTGAGCCTGGGAGCCAAGTTGCCCCAGGAGGCATTACTGGATGCGGTGGTGGAGGTGGTGAAATCCCGAGGCGGTAAACCCATTCCAGCAGCGCAGGTGTTGCGGCTATTGCCCGGTCAGTTTGTAACTACCGAGGCACAGATCAAAGCTTTGGTGAAGGGGAGCAGTCAGCTAGAGTTATTTGGACCAGGGCTGCTCAAGCTTAAGTGA
- a CDS encoding flagellar assembly protein H, with amino-acid sequence MTRFPHDQFAKQYLEELLTSIGEVRVGLEVLGESRQVDVWFAPNDSPLDTPSSEPNALGILGRMAQTPCLLEPYRNPPTPTEIRSCLLKLFLVQADDQRKARREGERSDEVTLPFLWVLATSASEPLVQGFGGQVNETEWMAGIYLLPQWLRTAIVAINQLPEIPETLWLRILGKGETQRRAVAELVALPKESPFRISSLELLLSWRLTLETSQDLDEDDQEVFMNLSSAYEATLEQGIQQGRQEAVENLLKARFGEVDEMLAARLPAILKLSPEEYMPLLVQLSREELLARFPGEGGDD; translated from the coding sequence ATGACGCGCTTTCCCCATGATCAATTTGCCAAACAATATCTGGAGGAGTTGCTGACTTCGATCGGTGAGGTGCGGGTGGGTCTGGAGGTATTGGGTGAGTCGCGCCAGGTGGATGTGTGGTTTGCGCCCAATGATTCGCCACTGGATACGCCTTCGTCAGAACCGAATGCTTTGGGGATCTTGGGACGGATGGCACAAACCCCTTGCCTGCTGGAACCCTACCGCAATCCTCCCACCCCTACAGAGATTCGCAGTTGTTTGCTGAAGCTGTTTTTGGTGCAGGCGGACGATCAACGCAAGGCGCGGCGGGAGGGAGAACGATCGGATGAAGTGACGTTACCGTTTCTGTGGGTGTTGGCGACTTCAGCCTCTGAGCCACTGGTGCAGGGGTTTGGCGGACAGGTGAACGAAACCGAGTGGATGGCAGGCATATATCTGTTACCTCAGTGGTTGCGGACGGCGATCGTGGCGATTAACCAGCTACCAGAAATCCCGGAAACCCTGTGGCTACGGATTTTGGGCAAAGGCGAAACCCAGCGTCGTGCCGTTGCGGAGTTAGTGGCGTTGCCAAAAGAGTCGCCTTTTCGTATCAGTTCGCTAGAGTTGTTGTTGAGCTGGCGACTGACCTTAGAAACAAGCCAAGATCTAGATGAAGATGACCAGGAGGTGTTTATGAACTTATCGTCGGCGTATGAAGCAACCTTAGAGCAGGGCATTCAGCAGGGGCGACAAGAAGCCGTTGAGAATTTGCTGAAGGCGAGGTTTGGGGAGGTGGATGAGATGTTGGCGGCGCGATTGCCAGCCATTTTGAAGTTGTCGCCAGAGGAGTATATGCCGCTGCTGGTGCAGTTGTCACGGGAGGAGTTGTTGGCGCGGTTTCCGGGGGAGGGGGGTGATGATTGA
- a CDS encoding NADPH-dependent F420 reductase: MKIGIIGAGNMGSGLGKIWAQNGHQLMFSYSHDRSKLEKIAQAIGPNASVGTPAEAVQFADVVVLAVPYGAVEDALKAADSLDGKILFSIVNALLPDMSGMAVGTTTSAAEEIAKLAPTARVVEALPVFAEVLNSELRRFGDQQATIFYTGDDEPAKQVVADLLREIDVELIDAGPLKNSRYVEPAMMLLIQLAYAQQLGPVGFKLLRR; encoded by the coding sequence ATGAAAATTGGCATTATTGGTGCAGGCAACATGGGCAGCGGCTTGGGCAAGATCTGGGCGCAGAACGGGCACCAGCTCATGTTCAGCTATTCCCATGACCGCTCAAAGCTAGAAAAAATTGCCCAGGCGATCGGCCCTAACGCCAGTGTAGGGACTCCCGCTGAAGCTGTACAGTTTGCGGATGTCGTTGTCTTGGCGGTGCCCTATGGTGCTGTCGAAGATGCACTCAAAGCAGCCGATTCACTCGATGGCAAAATTCTTTTCAGCATCGTCAATGCGCTATTACCCGATATGAGCGGGATGGCAGTTGGAACCACCACTTCGGCGGCTGAAGAAATTGCTAAACTCGCTCCTACGGCTCGTGTGGTGGAAGCGCTACCTGTGTTTGCGGAAGTGCTTAATTCTGAGTTACGCCGCTTTGGCGATCAGCAAGCCACCATTTTCTACACGGGTGATGATGAGCCAGCCAAACAGGTTGTAGCCGATTTGTTACGCGAAATTGACGTTGAGTTGATTGATGCTGGACCCCTGAAAAATTCGCGCTATGTCGAACCTGCCATGATGCTATTGATTCAACTGGCCTATGCTCAACAGTTGGGACCGGTAGGGTTTAAGCTGCTGCGACGTTGA
- a CDS encoding nucleotidyltransferase family protein, with translation MIEISPEELAQYRETVRRRQAEQEQQQQARQQRGWHVAREAAEVLKQEFGAQQVWLFGSLLDVQRVRAESDIDLAIAGLPDDRYLEAVARSLDLSDFSVDLVQLEHAIPRIREVIEQKGVEL, from the coding sequence ATGATTGAGATTTCGCCGGAGGAGTTGGCGCAGTATCGGGAGACGGTGCGGCGGCGGCAGGCAGAACAAGAACAGCAACAGCAAGCACGGCAGCAACGGGGATGGCATGTGGCACGAGAGGCGGCTGAGGTATTGAAGCAGGAGTTTGGAGCGCAGCAGGTTTGGCTATTTGGATCGCTGCTTGATGTGCAACGGGTACGGGCAGAGTCAGATATTGATTTAGCGATCGCGGGTTTACCGGATGATCGCTATCTGGAAGCAGTAGCACGATCGCTGGATCTGTCAGATTTTTCGGTGGATCTGGTGCAGCTAGAACACGCCATTCCGAGGATTCGGGAGGTGATTGAGCAGAAGGGGGTGGAGTTATGA
- a CDS encoding YciI family protein produces MRYMILCPLKQNSDEPRKALRLKHLEYIKTNTEKIIFGGPTIAEDGTPKMMVLVVEVSDPAQAQSFIDAEPYYSSGEVFDWVEIYPWVQVMPELHPNALASEIEKEKTK; encoded by the coding sequence ATGCGTTATATGATTCTCTGCCCGCTGAAGCAAAATAGTGATGAACCCAGAAAAGCTTTAAGGCTAAAGCATCTGGAATATATCAAGACGAACACTGAAAAGATTATCTTTGGAGGTCCCACGATCGCGGAGGATGGCACCCCCAAGATGATGGTTCTGGTTGTTGAAGTGAGCGATCCTGCTCAAGCCCAAAGCTTCATTGATGCAGAACCCTATTATTCATCTGGTGAGGTCTTTGATTGGGTAGAAATTTATCCGTGGGTACAGGTGATGCCTGAACTCCATCCAAATGCTTTGGCTTCCGAGATCGAAAAGGAGAAAACAAAGTAA
- a CDS encoding PD-(D/E)XK nuclease family protein, with protein sequence MDSNNPLGLEKRPSPYVWVTWLAPYLSGENQCRFSLWNQGNFRVPSSNDMPSDWLVQHQSLLNEVAHDLRVDGYEVEEEDANSLYLKTSAGVTLAGKPDIVARNGKGLVVDVKTEKPRGKDRAQVNLYQALIPAQKLHGIQEAPWGRLVYRDGKDKLIPPNEVDEAFKQSVRNLMQVVAQTTAPNPQPSLSECRFCKCRELCPFAQNEPPETRGTVPWL encoded by the coding sequence ATGGATTCAAACAATCCACTTGGTTTAGAGAAGCGCCCTTCACCCTATGTCTGGGTAACGTGGCTCGCGCCCTACCTGTCTGGAGAAAACCAGTGCAGGTTTAGTTTATGGAATCAGGGTAATTTTCGGGTTCCTTCCTCAAACGATATGCCCTCAGATTGGCTCGTGCAGCATCAAAGCTTGCTTAATGAAGTCGCCCACGACCTTCGGGTTGATGGCTATGAAGTTGAGGAGGAGGATGCGAATAGCCTCTACCTGAAGACCTCGGCAGGGGTAACGCTTGCAGGAAAACCTGACATCGTTGCTCGTAATGGGAAAGGTTTGGTGGTTGACGTGAAGACGGAAAAACCACGGGGTAAAGACCGAGCGCAGGTTAACCTCTACCAGGCTCTGATTCCAGCTCAGAAGCTGCACGGAATTCAGGAAGCACCTTGGGGACGCCTGGTTTACCGTGATGGCAAGGATAAACTAATTCCTCCCAATGAAGTTGACGAGGCGTTTAAACAGTCCGTTCGTAACCTGATGCAAGTCGTCGCTCAGACAACTGCACCAAATCCCCAACCTAGCTTAAGCGAGTGTCGCTTTTGTAAATGTCGGGAGCTTTGCCCGTTTGCTCAGAATGAACCGCCTGAGACTAGGGGAACGGTACCTTGGCTATAA